TTGCGCAGCTTCTGCTCCTCGTCGGTCTCGTTCAGACCGTCGTCGACGAGGGAGCCCGCCAGCGGGAGCACGTTGAAGGCGATGGCGCGCTTGTAGACGTTCGGCTCGGGGAATTCGACCGCCCGGCCGTCGTGGGTGAGCTTGTCGGCCTCGGCGGCGACCTTCTGCACCTGGCCGTGCAGCTCGGCCACGCCCGCGAGACCGGAGCCGGACACCGCCTGGTAGGTGGCGACGACCAGCGCCTCCAGGCCCGCCTCCTCGTGCAGCGGCTTCAGGACCGGCATCGCGGCCATCGTGGTGCAGTTCGGGTTGGCGATGATGCCCTTGGGGCGGTCGGCGACCGCGTGCGGGTTCACCTCGGAGACCACCAGGGGTACGTCCGGGTCCTTGCGCCAGGCGGAGGAGTTGTCGATCACGACGGCGCCCTGGGAGGCGACCTTCTCGGCCAGCGCCTTGGAGGTCGCGCCGCCCGCGGAGAAGATCACGATGTCCAGGCCGGTGTAGTCGGCGGTCGCCGCGTCCTCCACGGTCACGCCGTCCAGCACGGTGCCGGCCGAGCGCGCCGAGGCGAACAGGCGCAGCTGGGTCACCGGGAAGTCGCGCTCCGTGAGGATCCTGCGCATGACCGTGCCGACCTGACCGGTGGCTCCGACGATTCCGACCCTCACAGCGACTCCCTCTATCTGTCTCGTCCATGACCGGGGCTTTTCCATCATGCGGCCGACCCCGGTCATGCTGTCCAATTCTTTGCGAGGCGTGCCCGAGGAGTGGGACACGATCACCCGGCGGACGGTTCCGTACCTCCGCCGGACACCCCTGTGAGCTGGAGAAATTCCCTCCGGCGGGGGCCAGGGCCGCAAGCTGTGCTGTCCGGCCCCTGCCCGTGCGGTCCCCCGCCACACGGCGATGTGACGTACGCCTCTGCGGACCGCCGAAGACCCGTCCGAACGTTTCGGCCCGCCGCCGCGTCGTAGGGGCGAACGCGTGAGGGGGTGGGCCTGTGCTGCGCGGAGGGGCGCGCCGCGACCAGGGCGAGTACGCCGCCGGTACGGACCGCGGGGACCGTACCGGCGACGATCCGCTGGACGCGGCCCAGGAACGCCGGGTGCGGGCGGTGCTCGCGCTCGGCGGGGTGCCGCAGTCGGACCTGCCGGACGGGGTGCAGCAGGTACGGCTGCGGCTGCTGGAGCGGACCGCGAGCGGGCGCCAGGCGCCGCGGGACGTGTCGGCGTGGGCGGCGGTGGTCGCCTCCAATCTCGCCATGGACTGGCACCGGGCCAAGCGGCGCCGGGACCGGCTGGGGGAGCGGCTGGCCGCGCTGCGCGAGCCCGCGCGCCCCTCCGGGGAGGAGACCAGCCTGCTCTCCCTCGCCGTCGCCCAGGGCCTGGACGAACTCCCCGCCGCCCAGCGGCAGGTCGTCGTCCTGCGCTTCTTCGCCGACCTGCCCGTCCGGGCCATCGCCGAGGAGCTGGCCATCCCCGAGGGCACGGTCAAGAGCAGGCTGCACACGGCGATCCGCGCTCTGCGCGACCGTCTGCACGAGGACGAGGTGGTGTGACGTGACCGCCGGATTCGGGGGTGCGCAGGGGGCGGACGGCACGGACGGTGCCGCAAACGCCGGGGAGTACGGCGGTATGGACGCGTTGATGGCCGCCATCACGGGGGAACCGCTGCCGGAGGAGGCCCACCGCGATCCGGGCTTCCTCGCCGAACACCGGGCGGCCGAGGCCGATCTGGCGGTGCTGAAGGATCAGCTGACCCGGCTCGCGGAGGCGCTGACCGGGGAGCGGGCGGACGGGGCGGCGCCCGCCGAGGGGGCCGTGAGCCCTCGGCCGGCGTCCCGCCCGCGCGATGTCACGCGACCGGTGAGGTCAGGGCACCGGCCCCTGAGCCCCGGCCGGCCCGCGCGCCTAGGTCGGCCTCCGCGCCCCGGCCGGCCCTCCGGACCGCGCCGGGCGCTGCGGATCGCGTTCGCCTCGCTCGCCGGGGCCGCGGCCTTCGCCCTGGTCGTCGGGTTCGGCTGGATGGTGACGCACACCGGTGCCTCGGACGACACCAGCGCGAGCGCCGCGGGCAGGAGCGCGGGCGACGCCCGGGCCAAGGTCTCCGGGGACGGCGGGCGCCCGTCCGACCCGGAACTGGACCTGGCCTGCTCCCGGCTGGTCGTGGAGGGCACCGTGGCCGAGGTGGAGCCGCGGAAGCCGAGTCCCTGGTCCCGGATCACGCTGACCGTGATCCGCTCCTACAAGCCCGCGCACGGCCCGGCCCGGGTCGTCTTCCTGCTCGACGGCGGCGCGCGACCGGCCCCGCGCCCGGGCCAGCACGTACTGGTCCAGGTCGGCGTGGGGCAGCGCAAAGCGAGCCTGTGGGCCGTCGGGGACACCCGCGTGGCCGTCGACCGTGCCTGGATCACCGAGGCGCTGCCCAGGTCCCGGCACCTGACCTGCCCCACCGAGGGGGCGCCGGCCGACAGGCCGTGACCAGGGTGGGGGTGTCCCGTATGGCGCGTGATGCGGTCAGTTGTCCTTCGAGCGCGCGTAATGCCGGGACGCCTTCGCGCGGTTGCCGCACGCGGCCATCGAGCACCAGCGGCGGGTGCCGTTCCGGGACGTGTCGAAGAAGTGCAGGATGCAGCTGCCGCCGGAGCAGGTCCGGATGCGTTCCGGGGCCCGGGTGATCAGCTCCAGGTAGTTCCGGGCGGCGAGCCAGGCCGGCGCCCACGACGGATCGGCGAACTCCGGCTCCTCGGCGGGGCCCTCCGGGGTCAGCCGGGCCCGGATCCGCCCGTGTGCCAGTACGGCGTCCACGAGCGGCGCGGCCTGGGCCCATGACCCGTGCACCGCGGCCCTGATCGCCTCGCGCGCCTCGCGCAGATGCTCCAGCGTCTCCGCGTCGGCCGGGTGCTCCCCGGCCAGCCCGTTGCTCGCGAGCCACACCGCCATTCCCTCGGTGTCCCCGAGCAGGTCCTGGGTGACGCCTTCCTTGTTCCACCGGGTGTTGAGCAGGTCGAGCGCGAGGGGCTCACCGGTGAGCGGGCGGGGATCGCGGGCGGTGGACATCGGGCACTCCCTCTCGTCTAACCGCTCAATTGTATGTGACCGGTTGACCGCCTGTCTCTAACCACCTAATCTTATCTATGAAGGTTAGACAGCTCGAAGGAGAACACCATGGCTCCGCGCATCGCGCACGCCGGTCTGAACGTCACCGACCTCGACCGCTCACTCGCCCTCTACCGCGACCTCCTCGGCTTCGCCGTGCTCGCCGAGGGCAAGGAGGACGACCAGCGCTGGGCGATGCTGGGGGAGAGCGGCGGCGCCCCGCTCGTCACCCTCTGGCAGCAGGCCCAGGGCTCGTACGACAGCGGTCGCCCCGGACTGCACCACCTCGCCTTCACGGTCGACTCGATCGACCGCGTCCGGGAGTACGAGACGGCGCTGCGGGACGCCGGAGTCGACTTCGCCCATGACGGCGTGGTCGCCCACCGCGAGGGCGGCACCTCGGGCGGGATCTTCTTCCACGACCCCGACGGCATCCGCCTGGAGATCGCCGCCCCCCTCGGCCCCGACGGCGCCCCGGCTCCTCACGCGGACGCCCCGACCTGCGGCTTCTTCTAGCCATGGGCACCTACCACGCGGGCTCGCTCGCCGTGCAGGACCTCCTGGGCGTCCGCGACCGCGCCGCCCACGTGGGCCGCTCCCTCGGCCAGGACATCAAGCCGGTCGCGGCGGCCTTCCTGGAACTCCAGCCACTACTGGTGGTGGGAGCGGCGGACCCGGGGACGGGGAGGGTGTGGGCGTCCGCCCTCACGGGGACCCCGGGCTTCGTCCGGGCCACGGGCCCGCGACAGATGTCGGTCGTCTCGGACTCCGGACGGGACAGCCGGCCTCAAGGGGCGCGGGGCCGTGGCCGACCTACGGCTGCCGCCGCGTGGGCGCGACCGGCCACGGGCGAGCCGCACCCGCGCGACGACGCCGGCGACCCGCTCACCACGGCGCTGAAGACCCCCGGCACCCCCGTCGGCACCATCGCCCTGGACCCCCGAACCCGCCGCCGTATGCGCCTCAACGGCCGGCTGCGGCCGACGTCCCGCGGGTTCGCCGTCGAGGCGGACCAGGTCTTCTCCAACTGCCCCAAATACATCCAGCGCAGGGAGACGTACGAGACACCCGATGGCCGTACGCCGGACAGTCCGCACCGACTGACCGAACTCGCCCAGCCGCAACAGGAGTTCGTGCAGAGGGCCGACACCTTCTTCATGGCCACCGTGCACCCCGGCGGAGCCGACGTGAGCCACCGCGGCGGCAACCCCGGATTCGTCCAGGTCGCATCCCCGCACGAACTGACCTGGCCCGACTACCCCGGCAACGCCATGTTCCTCACCCTCGGCAACCTGCGCAGCGACCCCCGCGCCGGACTGCTCTTCCTCGACTGGACCACCGGCACCACCCTCCAGTTCACCGGAGAGGCCCGCGCCGAGTTCACGGCGGCCGGCGAGCGCCGCGTCCGCTTCACGCTCACCGAGGCCCTGTGGACCCCGTCCGCCCTCCCGCTGCGCTGGTCCGCACCCGAATATTCACCGGCGAACCCGGACCTGCCGGGCTAACGTCCGGGAATGCGACGGAAGTTGAGGGTGGCGGCCTACGCCGTATGCGTCCGCGACGGACAGATCCTGCTCGCGCGTTCCCCCGGCCCCGGCCCGGCTCCCGAGTGGGTGCTGCCGGGTGGCGGCATGGAGCACGGCGAGGACCCGTACGACACGGTCCGCCGCGAGGTAAGCGAGGAGACCGGCTACCGCATCGCGGTGACCGGTCTCCTCGGCGTGGACTCGCAGCGGCTGACCGTGGCCCGTCACCGCCGCACCGACTACCACGCCCTGCGGATCGTCTACGAAGGCGAGGTCATCGGCGGTGAACTCCGCTACGAAGTCGGCGGGTCCACCGATTTCGCGGCATGGCAGGAGCTTTCGGCCGTGCCGGAGCTGAACCGGGTGCCCCTGGCCGACATCGCGCTGCGGCTCTGGCGGGAACGTCCCGCGAGCGGCCGTCTCACCGCCGAGGCCCCTCCCCTGCCCCGGCAGGTGAACGAGGAGTAACTGCCCCTCGGCCGCCCGCAATCCACTCCATGACCGCATCCCGTACCCCGTGATCCACGTACGGTGATGGGCGCTGCGCGTTGCCGCCGAGTTCACGCGCAGGTCATCCCCGGTGCCAACGATCCACAGGAGCGGGGCGTTCGCGGCAGCGACGGCCCGCGACCACCGCCGACGCGTTCGCACCCGGGGAGATCGCGCCATGTCGCGCATACGCTCTGTCGCCACCTCCGCTCTGGGGGTCAACCGCCGTACCGTCCTCGCCGCCGCCGGAGCGGTCTCGCTCTCCGCGGGCGTCGGCTACGCCCTGCGCCCCACCGACAGCGAGGCCGCGACCACCGCGCCGGTCGCCCACGCGCGGCAGGCCACCGCCGCGACCCCGCTCGCCCCCTACACCAAGGGCACCACCCTCGCCTCCGTCGCCGCGCCCCGGAACAGCTCCGGCTATCGCCGGCTCGGTGACGGGCCCGGCTGGTCGCGCGTGGTGCGCGGTGAGCTGGCCACGCCCAAGTCCGGCCGGGCGGGCCGCCGTACGACCCTCGCGGCGTTCGTGCAGCTCACCGACCTGCACCTGATGGACGTTCAGCACCCGCTGCGCTGGGAGTTCCTGCGCGCGGCCGACCCGCACACCTGGCGGCCGCAGGAGGCGCTCACCGTGCCCGGTGCGATCGCGCTCGTCGAGCGGGTGAACGCGCTCAAGGGCGCCCCCGCCACCGGAGCCCCGCTGCACTTCGTCATGACCACCGGCGACAACACCGACAACAACGCCCACTCCGAACTGGAGTGGTTCATGAAGGTGATGAGCGGCGGCCGGATCAGCCCCAACTCCGGTGACCCGCGGCACTACGAGGGTGTGCAGAACAGCGGTCTGAAGCTGTTCTGGCAGCCCGACGCCACCCTCCGCGACAACGACAAGGCGCTCGGCTTCCCGCAGCTGAAGGGCTTCCTGGCCGCCGCGGTCCGCGAGGTGCGCAGCCCCGGCCTCAACCTGCCCTGGTACTCCACCGTCGGCAACCACGACGCCCTCGCGCTCGGCGCCTACGGCTCCCGCGGCGACCGCTACCTCGCCGAGGCGGCCATCGGCGGCAAGAAGCTGATGCAGGTCCCGGCCGCCGATGCGAAAAAGCTCCTCGCCTCCATCAACAACGGCACCGACCCCAAGGGCGCCGGCTACCGGGACTTCCTCAAGGCCCACGCCCGCTCGATGCGTTCGGTCACGCCGGACGACAGGCGCGCCCCCTACACCCCGGCCGACTACCTCAAGGCCCACCTCGACCCGGCCCACCAGGGCCTCGGCCCGGTCGGGCACGGCTACTCCTCGGCGAACCTCGACGCGGGCACCCAGTACTACGCCTTCCGCATCTCCGAGGACGTCATCGGCATCAGCCTCGACACCACCGACGCCGGCGGCCACTACGAGGGCTCCCTCGGCACCGCCCAGCTGAACTGGCTGGATGGGACGCTGAAGGACAACAAGGACTCCTACGCCGTCGTCTTCAGCCACCACACCAGCACATCGATGGACAACACCCGCCCCGACCCGGCCCGCCCGGGCGAGAAGCGGCACAGCGGCGCCGAGGTGCTCTCCGTGCTCGGCGCGCACGCCAATGTGCTGGCCTGGGTGAACGGCCACATGCACAGGAACCTCATCACCCCGCACCAGGGCTCCGGCGGCCGCTCCTTCTGGGAGATCTCCACCGCCTCGCACATCGACTTCCCGCACCTGGCGCGGATCATCGAGCTGGTGGACAACAAGGACGGCACGCTCTCCGTGTTCACCACGCTGATCGAGTCCGCCGCCCCGCACCGCACCGACTTCACCGACCTCTCCCAGACCGGCCTCGCCGCCCTCTACCGCGAGCTGGCCTACAACGCCCCCGGCGCCGCCAAGACCCTCGCGGGCGGCGCGGGGGACCGGAACACGGAGCTGGTGCTGAAGAAGGGCTGATATTCACCCAACCGGCGTACAGTCGGGCAACCTTCGCGCATGCCGCACCGGTTTGTCCTCCCGACCGCACCGAACACACAGGTTGGGGGAAGACATGCGCGTACGTACGACTCTGCTGGGTGCCGCGGCCCTGCTCCTCGCGGGGGCCGTGGCCGCCCCGGCGGTGGCCGTCTCCGGGAGCGAGGGGCACGCCGCCACCCGCAAGGCCGTCGAGGCCATGGTCGCGGCCGGCGTGCCCGGTGTGACCGCCACCGCGGCGGACGTCCACGGCACCTGGTCCATGACCGCCGGCGTGGGCGACATCCGCACGGGCGAGCCCCGCTCCACTGCCGACCGCTACCGCGTCGGCAGCATCACCAAGACCTTCGTCGCCACCGTCCTGCTCCAGTTGGAGGCGGAGGGCCGGCTGTCCCTGGACGACACGGTGGACACCTGGCTGCCGGGCGTCGTCCGCGGCCACGGCCACGACGGCCGGCACATCACCGTCCGCCGGCTGCTGAACCACACCAGCGGCATCTTCAGCTTCACCGAGGACAAGGACTTCCAATCCGCCTACTTCACCAAGGACGGCTTCTACCGGCACCGCTACGACACGCTCACCCCGCGCGAGCTGGTGGCGATCGCCATGCGGCACAAGCCGGACTTCGCGCCGGGCGCGTCCTGGCACTACTCCAACACCAACTTCGTGGTCGCCGGCATGGTGATCGAGAAGGTGACGGGGCATTCGTACGCCACCGAGATCAAGCGGCGCATCCTCGCCCCGCTGCGTCTGCGGGCCACGTCCCTGCCCGGTACGAGGCTCACCGTCCCGCGGCCGAGCAGCCGGGCCTACTCGAAATTCACCGACCCGAAGGGCCCCGTCTACGACGTCACCGCCCTCAACCCCTCCATCGCCTCCTCCGCGGGCGAGATGATCTCGGACTCCGCCGACCTGGACCGCTTCTACGGCGCCCTGCTCGGCGGAAGGCTCCTTCCGCCGCGGCAGCTGAAGGAGATGAAGACCACGGTGGAGATGAAAGACTCCGCGTATCCGGGCGGCTATGGCCTCGGCATCATGGAGACGCCGCTGAGCTGCGGTGTTCGAGTGTGGGGCCATGACGGCGGCATTCACGGTTCCACGTCGACGGCGGTGACGACGCAGGACGGGCGGCGTTCCCTGGCCTTCAATTCGAACGGCGACTGGACCGGCGACGGGCGCAAGATCGTCGAGGGGGAATTCTGTTAGGCACCGTTTCATTCGCGTCATTGTGCGTTAACCCGGACGCAATGTCCGTACCGCCTCATATCGGCTAACCCGCTATGGACGGGGATGGCTCGATCTTCTCGATCATTTATGCAAGGCGGGTGGTCGTGTGCGCACTACACACGGACTGCGAGTGCTGTCGGTCTACGAGGGTTTCTTCTCCGGAGGAGCCCGGATCGTGCACAGTGACGTCGTACTGGGACTGGCCGAGGGCGGCCAGTCCCACCAGGTGCTCAGCATCCATGGCGAGGTCCGGCGCGAGGCCACCCGGCAGCGCATGGAGGACGACTCCTGCTACCGGGCGCTGACCGCCGGCGGCGTCGGCGTCACCTCGCTCGGCCGCAGCGCCGGCCTGGTGGACGGGGCCCTCGCGGCGAACCTTTTCAGCGGGCCCGAGCTGGCCGAAACCGCTCGGGCCATGGCCGGGGCGGATGTGATCCTCTCCCTGAAGGAGCAGCCGCTGGCCCTGCTGAACCAGGCCGGCCTGCCCCGCCGCCCGGTCGTGGTCGGTCTGCACCGGTCCGACCCGGAGAACCAGGGCCCCGCCCTGGAGGAGCTGAAGGCCGCCATCGCCGACGGCACGGTGGCCGCGTGCGTGTGCTGCGCCGAGTCCACGCGGGCCGCCTACGAGGCCGCCGGCATCCCGGCCCGGCTGCTGCACGTCATCCCCAACGGCGTCGACCTGCTCCGCTTCCGCCCGGACCCGGCCGCGCGGCTCGCCTTCCGCGCCTCGCAGGGGATCCCCGACCGTGCGCCCGTGGTCGTCTTCGCGGCCCGGTACGCCGCGATGAAGAACGTCCCCCTGCTGCTGCGGGCGGCCCGCGCCTGGCTCGGCCGCGAGCCCGAGGGGCACGTCGTGATGTGCGGCGCGGGCATGAACGACACCAACCCGGCCCTGTGGGCGGACATCGAGATCGCGTTCGGCGCGGACCGGCACCTCGCGGAAAGGATTCACCTGCTCGGGGTGCGCCGCGACATGGAGGCCGTCTACGCGGGCGCCGACGTCGTCGCCCTGACCTCGGCCTCGGGTGAGGCGGCGCCGCTGTGCCTGATCGAGGGCATGATGTGCGGCGCCGTCCCGGTGACGACGGACGTGGGCGACAGCGCGTCGATCGTCGAGGGCCTCGGCTTCGTCACCCCGCCGGACCCGGCCGCGATCGCCCTGGCCTGGTCCGCCGCGGCCGGCGGACGCACCGGGCTCGCCCCGGCCCTGGACGCCGCCCGCGAGCGCTTCAGCCGCACCCGCATGATCGCGGCCTACGCCACCCTGCTCGACGAGGTGTACGCCTCACACGTCGGCGGGCAGCGGGTCGTGGCCCAGCACGCCGCGGGCGACGCCGTCGCGCCACCGGCCGTCCCGGAAGACGACGCCCCGCAGTACGCCCTCGCGGGTGAACCCGGCCTTCTCCAGGGCCCGCTGCTGGGCGACGTTCTCGGACTCGGTGTCGGCCTCGATCCGCATCACGGGCGTGTGGGCGAAGAGGTACCGGACGAGCTGTAGCCGGGCCCGGGTGCCGATGCCCCGGCCACGGGCCTCGGACCCCGTCAGGAAACCCGGTCGAGCACCGGGAGGTAGCCGAGCGACTGGCCCGGTGCCGTGGGGTGGTACGACTCGGTGGGGGCCAGCACGTCGACGCTGTGCAGCCAGGGGGCCGCGGAGCAGATCTCGTGGCCGGCGAAGGCTCCCCTGACGTCGGCGAAGGCGAACCCGTGGGCGGCGGCGCGGCGGGCGATCAACGCGTCGAGGTGGTCCACACCCTCGTTGAGGGCGGCGCGCGCGGTGTCCTGGAGGCCCACTTCGCAGGCGCCTCTCAGGTGGTACAGGTGCGGATAGCCGAGCACCACGACGCGGGCGCCGGGAGCCCGGTCCCTGATGGCCGAGTAGAGCCGGTCGAGGCTGTCCCCGAGGGACCTGTCCACCGTGGCGCGGGCGGCGGCGACGGCCGACAGGCAGCGGCTGGTGCCGCCCAGTGCACAGGTCGTCATCACGACGCCGAAACCCGCGTCCATGCCGCCGACGGTGAGGGTGACCAGCCTGGTGCCGGCGCCGAGCGTACCGAGCTGACCGGACAGGACGTCGCTCGTCCGGGCGTGGTTGCACGCGGCGAAGGCGAAGGCCGCCATCTTGTGCGCCGAGGCCCACAGGACCGGGTACGCCCGGCCGCTGCGCTTGCAGTTCGTGCCGGTGGGGAGGTAGTCGCCGGCACCGAGCCCGGCGGAGTAGGAGTCGCCGAGGGCCACATAGCCCACGGGTGCCGTCCGGGGCGCCGCCTGTCCCGTGCCGGGGGCGGCGACGAGGCAGGCCGTGGCGAGCACGAGGGCCGCCGAACACGCGGCTGTCCGGGTATGTCGCATACCTCTCATCTTTCGTGGCCCGGGCCGCGCCGCCCGCGAGGCTCGTCCGTTCGGGTGAACCGGCGTGACGCACGAGGAGGGGCCACCGGATCGGCCCCGGTGGCCCCTCCTCTCCCCTCCTGAGGGCTCCCCGCGGCCCTCCTGATGCCTCCCGGTCCGTCACTACCGGGGAAGCACCACGACGTACGCGGCCGGGTCGCGGTCGGCGGACGCCATCAGGGCCGTACGCACCACCGTCGCCTGCTGTTCCATGCCGTCCCTGAGCTTCTTCGGCGTGATGTACACGACCGTGATCCCGAGGCGCTCCAGGTGCTCGCGCTTGCGGGCGTACTCCGACCACAGCGCGTCCTCGTCCTCCCGATGGCCTTGCCGGGGCGCCCGCGTGTCCAGCTCCACCGCCACCGCCTGGTCGGGCCAGTACGCGTCCAGGCCGCCCAGGTGCGGCCCGCCGGGCAGGCGCAGGTCGACGTTCCAGACCGGGTCGGGCAGCCCGTACTCGCTGACCATCCGGTACAGCCGGTCCTCGGCGATCGAGCGGCCCTCGGCCACGAGCGCGTCCACGGCGTCCACCACATGGGGCCGGTTCAGCAGCTTGGCCTGGGTCAACTGCCGTACCACCGCGGCCGGTTCGCAGTGGCCGCCGCGCACCGCCTCGGTCAGCAGCCGCCGTACCGCCGCCGCGTCCGTCAGCTCCGCCACCGCGTCCGCCAGCGCCCGCGGCACCGGCGCCACCGGCAGGCCCGCCACCGCCTTCGGCGTGGGCAGGGAGGGCGTGCGCAGCACCCGGACATAGCCCGAGGAGCGCAGCCGGCGCAGCCGTGGGACCAGGACGTCGACGCGGTCCAGGGAGAGCAGCGGCGGGGTGGTGGAGAAGCCGTGGAGGGTGAGGGCGGCGAGGCCCGTGATCATCGCCTCCGCGTAGACCGGGCGGTGCGGGTCCTGCGCCGTCGGCTGGGCCGGGACGCCCGGCGCGGACTCGCGGGCCGCGTACAGCAGGGACCCGTGCAGCCGCTCCTCGCTCGTCGGCGGGCCGGGGTGCAGCAGGACCACGTTCGGCAGCAGCAGCTGCCAGGGGCCGCCGGGGCGGCACTGCTCGGCCAGTTCGGCCGTCGTCACACCGTGCGAGCGGAGCTGAGCCGCCGTCAGAACCCGGCGGTGGACCTCGGAGAGGTGGCGGAGGGGGCGGGGGGAGAGCGGGGTGTTGTGCGTCATGGCGACGGGATTCCCGCGTCCGGTCCCACCCTTAACCGTTGTTACACGCCCGTCGAAGAATGCGGACAAGAGGGGACTAAAGGTCAGGTGTTCGGATGCCGAGTAGGGACGGGAAACCCCTGGTCCGATCGGGTGCGGACCAGGGGTTACGGTTCCGATTGACCGAATTCCGTAACGGTCACCGGCGGCCCAAGCCAAGGCCAAAGGTCGGGCCGGTGTCAGCCGGTGATCGCCGTCGCGTCGCACTCCTGTGCGCGCAGCGCCCGCGCCAGGTCGTCCCGCGCCTCCAGCACCAGCCGGCGCAGCGCCGGCGCCGCGTCCCGGTGCGCCGCCAGCCACGCGTCCGTCGCCTGAAGCGTCTCCGGGCGGTCCTGCAGCGCCGGGAACAGGCCCCGTACGACATCCATGCCGATCTGGATCGACCGCTCCCGCCACACCCGCTCGATCGCCGCGAAGTACTTCTGCGCGTACGGCGCGGTCAGCTCCCGCTGCGACGGCTGCCCGAAGCCCGAGATCGTCGCCTCCACCAGCGCGTTCGACAGCGCGTCGGACTCCACGACCTGCGCCCACGCCTGCGCCTTGACCGCCGCCGACGGGCGTGCCGCCAGGCACCGCACCTGATGGCGCTTGCCCGACGCCGTGTCGTCGCGGGCCAGTTCGGCCGCCAGCACCGACTCGTCCGCCGCCCCGTGCGCGGCCAGCGGCTCCAGGAACGCCCAGCGCAGCTCCTGGTCCACCTCCAGACCGTCGATCGACGTCGTCCCGTCCAGCAGGTCGCCCAGCAGCTTCAGGTCCGGTTCGGCGGCGGCCACGGTCGCGAAGAACCGCGCCCACGCCAGCTGGTGCTCGCTGCCCGGCTCGGCCGCCCGCAGTTCCCGCAGCGCACCCTCGGCCAGCAGCTCACCGCCGGTCGCCCGCCACTGCGGCGCCGCGTAGTGCACCAGCGCCGAGTTCGCCCACGCGTGCAGCATCTGCAGCACACCGATGTCCGACTCCCGGCCCCCGAACCGCAGCACCAGATCGACGAACTCCCGCGCCGGCAGCAGCGCGTCCCGCGTCATGTTCCACAGCGCCGACCAGCACAGGGCACGGGCCAGCGGGTCGGTCAGCAGGCCCAGGTGCGCCCGGAGCGTGTCCAGCGAGGTCTCGTCGAAACGGATCTTGCAGTACGTCAGATCGTCGTCGTTGACCAGGACCAGCTCCGGCGCCTCGGCGCCCGCCAGCTCCGCCACGACCGTACGCGGCTCGTGCGCGTCCGTCTCCACG
Above is a genomic segment from Streptomyces fodineus containing:
- a CDS encoding VOC family protein, with the translated sequence MAPRIAHAGLNVTDLDRSLALYRDLLGFAVLAEGKEDDQRWAMLGESGGAPLVTLWQQAQGSYDSGRPGLHHLAFTVDSIDRVREYETALRDAGVDFAHDGVVAHREGGTSGGIFFHDPDGIRLEIAAPLGPDGAPAPHADAPTCGFF
- a CDS encoding CGNR zinc finger domain-containing protein, whose amino-acid sequence is MSTARDPRPLTGEPLALDLLNTRWNKEGVTQDLLGDTEGMAVWLASNGLAGEHPADAETLEHLREAREAIRAAVHGSWAQAAPLVDAVLAHGRIRARLTPEGPAEEPEFADPSWAPAWLAARNYLELITRAPERIRTCSGGSCILHFFDTSRNGTRRWCSMAACGNRAKASRHYARSKDN
- a CDS encoding serine hydrolase domain-containing protein; its protein translation is MRVRTTLLGAAALLLAGAVAAPAVAVSGSEGHAATRKAVEAMVAAGVPGVTATAADVHGTWSMTAGVGDIRTGEPRSTADRYRVGSITKTFVATVLLQLEAEGRLSLDDTVDTWLPGVVRGHGHDGRHITVRRLLNHTSGIFSFTEDKDFQSAYFTKDGFYRHRYDTLTPRELVAIAMRHKPDFAPGASWHYSNTNFVVAGMVIEKVTGHSYATEIKRRILAPLRLRATSLPGTRLTVPRPSSRAYSKFTDPKGPVYDVTALNPSIASSAGEMISDSADLDRFYGALLGGRLLPPRQLKEMKTTVEMKDSAYPGGYGLGIMETPLSCGVRVWGHDGGIHGSTSTAVTTQDGRRSLAFNSNGDWTGDGRKIVEGEFC
- a CDS encoding TIGR03767 family metallophosphoesterase, with the protein product MSRIRSVATSALGVNRRTVLAAAGAVSLSAGVGYALRPTDSEAATTAPVAHARQATAATPLAPYTKGTTLASVAAPRNSSGYRRLGDGPGWSRVVRGELATPKSGRAGRRTTLAAFVQLTDLHLMDVQHPLRWEFLRAADPHTWRPQEALTVPGAIALVERVNALKGAPATGAPLHFVMTTGDNTDNNAHSELEWFMKVMSGGRISPNSGDPRHYEGVQNSGLKLFWQPDATLRDNDKALGFPQLKGFLAAAVREVRSPGLNLPWYSTVGNHDALALGAYGSRGDRYLAEAAIGGKKLMQVPAADAKKLLASINNGTDPKGAGYRDFLKAHARSMRSVTPDDRRAPYTPADYLKAHLDPAHQGLGPVGHGYSSANLDAGTQYYAFRISEDVIGISLDTTDAGGHYEGSLGTAQLNWLDGTLKDNKDSYAVVFSHHTSTSMDNTRPDPARPGEKRHSGAEVLSVLGAHANVLAWVNGHMHRNLITPHQGSGGRSFWEISTASHIDFPHLARIIELVDNKDGTLSVFTTLIESAAPHRTDFTDLSQTGLAALYRELAYNAPGAAKTLAGGAGDRNTELVLKKG
- a CDS encoding aspartate-semialdehyde dehydrogenase → MRVGIVGATGQVGTVMRRILTERDFPVTQLRLFASARSAGTVLDGVTVEDAATADYTGLDIVIFSAGGATSKALAEKVASQGAVVIDNSSAWRKDPDVPLVVSEVNPHAVADRPKGIIANPNCTTMAAMPVLKPLHEEAGLEALVVATYQAVSGSGLAGVAELHGQVQKVAAEADKLTHDGRAVEFPEPNVYKRAIAFNVLPLAGSLVDDGLNETDEEQKLRNESRKILEIPALKVSGTCVRVPVFSGHSLQVNARFARPISPERATELLGGAPGVALSDIPTPLQAAGQDPSYVGRIRRDETVDNGLALFISNDNLRKGAALNAVQIAELVAAELSAK
- a CDS encoding pyridoxamine 5'-phosphate oxidase family protein, with product MGTYHAGSLAVQDLLGVRDRAAHVGRSLGQDIKPVAAAFLELQPLLVVGAADPGTGRVWASALTGTPGFVRATGPRQMSVVSDSGRDSRPQGARGRGRPTAAAAWARPATGEPHPRDDAGDPLTTALKTPGTPVGTIALDPRTRRRMRLNGRLRPTSRGFAVEADQVFSNCPKYIQRRETYETPDGRTPDSPHRLTELAQPQQEFVQRADTFFMATVHPGGADVSHRGGNPGFVQVASPHELTWPDYPGNAMFLTLGNLRSDPRAGLLFLDWTTGTTLQFTGEARAEFTAAGERRVRFTLTEALWTPSALPLRWSAPEYSPANPDLPG
- a CDS encoding sigma-70 family RNA polymerase sigma factor — encoded protein: MLRGGARRDQGEYAAGTDRGDRTGDDPLDAAQERRVRAVLALGGVPQSDLPDGVQQVRLRLLERTASGRQAPRDVSAWAAVVASNLAMDWHRAKRRRDRLGERLAALREPARPSGEETSLLSLAVAQGLDELPAAQRQVVVLRFFADLPVRAIAEELAIPEGTVKSRLHTAIRALRDRLHEDEVV
- a CDS encoding NUDIX hydrolase → MRRKLRVAAYAVCVRDGQILLARSPGPGPAPEWVLPGGGMEHGEDPYDTVRREVSEETGYRIAVTGLLGVDSQRLTVARHRRTDYHALRIVYEGEVIGGELRYEVGGSTDFAAWQELSAVPELNRVPLADIALRLWRERPASGRLTAEAPPLPRQVNEE